A genomic window from Prunus persica cultivar Lovell chromosome G2, Prunus_persica_NCBIv2, whole genome shotgun sequence includes:
- the LOC18785640 gene encoding uncharacterized protein At4g00950: MGSEPVKEACVCATPKLSLFSLPNQPPEPPGMLTPPLQTSVSVPFQWEEAPGKPRHCSTTESKAKCARSLELPPRLLNEAAKTTNMPSPTTVLEGPDVGRTLSFSFRVRSPDSLGSKRIGKESGRGGGFGSMKWGSFRKNKEVVDHGGFDFLPPAGGSGRGGAGETKVKITRVRRRASFMSVTHTKSHTWASIYESFKQVVPWRRRQEKLRKMAS, encoded by the exons ATGGGGTCTGAACCAGTCAAGGAAGCATGCGTCTGCGCCACACCAAAGCTGTCTTTGTTCTCACTTCCGAACCAGCCACCCGAGCCTCCGGGGATGCTTACCCCACCACTCCAAACTTCAGTCTCTGTTCCCTTCCAGTGGGAGGAAGCACCAGGGAAGCCTAGGCACTGCTCCACCACAGAATCCAAGGCCAAGTGTGCAAGATCCTTGGAACTGCCTCCGAGGTTGCTCAATGAGGCCGCCAAAACTACCAACATGCCCTCCCCAACCACCGTGCTGGAAGGGCCTGACGTCGGCCGGACTCTGTCTTTTTCGTTTAGAGTTAGGAGCCCCGATAGTTTGGGGAGCAAGCGGATCGGCAAGGAGAGTGGTAGAGGTGGTGGTTTTGGTTCTATGAAGTGGGGGAGTTTCAGGAAGAACAAGGAGGTTGTTGACCATGGCGGCTTTGACTTTTTGCCTCCGGCTGGTGGCAGCGGCAGGGGCGGCGCTGGTGAAACAAAGGTGAAGATCACAAGAGTTAGGAGGAGAGCTAGCTTCATGAGTGTTACTCACACAAAGTCACATACGTGG GCAAGCATTTATGAAAGCTTTAAGCAGGTGGTCCCATGGAGACGCAGGCaagaaaaattgagaaaaatggCATCGTAA
- the LOC18787537 gene encoding phytolongin Phyl2.2, with protein MISNPNLIYYACIAHKTTIIGEFSKEPGLGALAQQCIEITPPHHSMYTHTVRKRTYTFLIHDPFVYFAIFDDDLDQSEALSFLNRLKCDFEEANGSGSILVRDNYASHCFQAQFDSIIRKIMASDLELPNSPPASRNLSLSSSKGKKLVLTPLLGKKTSEGLKKKKRLSGELNGDAGKDVTTMEKKVDVCDDVNGGFRDFSLQTQKNGPLLSGDRQKAKQVWRKHVWVVLMLDLFVCAILFGIWLWVCRGFKCIDG; from the coding sequence ATGATTTCGAATCCAAATCTCATTTACTACGCCTGCATTGCCCATAAAACCACAATTATCGGCGAGTTCTCCAAAGAACCCGGTCTCGGAGCCTTGGCTCAACAATGCATCGAGATAACCCCACCTCACCATTCCATGTACACTCACACGGTGAGAAAAAGAACCTACACCTTCTTAATTCATGACCCTTTTGTCTATTTTGCTATATTCGATGATGATCTTGATCAGTCCGAGGCCCTTTCCTTCTTAAACCGCTTAAAATGCGATTTTGAGGAGGCTAATGGTAGTGGGTCGATATTGGTTCGTGATAATTATGCCTCCCATTGCTTCCAAGCTCAGTTTGATTCGATTATCCGAAAAATAATGGCCTCGGACTTGGAGTTGCCCAATTCTCCTCCAGCCAGTCGAAATCTCAGCTTGAGTTCGAGCAAAGGGAAGAAATTGGTCTTGACACCGCTGCTTGGGAAGAAGACCAGCGAagggttgaagaagaagaagagattgTCTGGGGAGCTTAATGGGGATGCTGGCAAAGATGTGACCACAATGGAGAAGAAGGTGGATGTTTGTGATGACGTTAATGGTGGGTTTAGAGATTTTTCATTGCAAACACAAAAGAATGGTCCTTTGCTTTCAGGTGATCGCCAAAAGGCCAAGCAAGTTTGGAGGAAACATGTTTGGGTGGTGTTGATGCTCGACTTGTTTGTCTGTGCCATCTTGTTTGGGATTTGGTTGTGGGTTTGCAGGGGATTCAAGTGCATTGACGGTTGA
- the LOC18787502 gene encoding protein RKD4 — MLLSSLYFHSLIPKVSNFHSDFDVSLIPIFSQMDSVQLQVPKIEINPHGFDSLQYYQDPFHENVSLEEHLPLDNLFEFNSIPLEWNQNQHPHMGFQGFEDLGSWDFMLDNTDFTSPCDYVVVDEKPVITMVDYFDYSNNPTSDLDEASRMADWGSNGIYNKKSSAALELDEIQKYFDLPITQAAKKLNVGLTVLKRRCRELNIMRWPHRKIKSLKALIENVKGLGLTDELKMLEEQKRLLEQLPDMELTERAKKLRQASFKANYKMKRSLTTARP, encoded by the exons ATGCTGCTTTCttcattatattttcattctcTAATTCccaaagtttccaactttcaCTCTGACTTTGACGTTTCTCTCATACCCATTTTCTCCCAAATGGATTCTGTCCAACTTCAGGTTCCAAAGATTGAGATTAACCCACACGGCTTCGACTCCCTACAGTACTATCAAGACCCATTTCATGAGAA TGTTTCATTAGAAGAACATCTACCGCTCGACAATTTATTTGAGTTCAATTCAATCCCTTTGGAATGGAACCAGAACCAACATCCCCACATGGGTTTCCAAGGTTTTGAAGATTTAGGCAGCTGGGATTTCATGTTGGACAATACTGATTTCACATCACCTTGTGATTATGTTGTGGTTGATGAAAAGCCTGTGATCACCATGGTGGATTATTTTGATTACTCTAACAACCCTACAAGTGATTTGGATGAAGCTTCAAGAATGGCTGACTGGGGAAGTAATGGGATTTATAATAAGAAGTCGTCTGCTGCATTGGAATTGGATGAGATACAAAAATACTTTGACCTCCCCATCACTCAAGCAGCCAAGAAATTGAACGTGGGATTGACTGTTCTGAAGAGGAGGTGCAGGGAACTAAACATCATGAGGTGGCCACACAGAAAGATTAAGAGCTTGAAGGCTCTGATTGAAAATGTTAAG GGTTTGGGATTGACCGATGAGCTAAAGATGCTGGAGGAGCAGAAAAGGCTTCTAGAGCAACTGCCAGATATGGAGCTAACGGAGAGAGCCAAAAAGCTGAGGCAGGCTTCTTTCAAAGCCAATTACAAGATGAAGAGGTCTTTGACCACTGCTCGTCCATGA
- the LOC18785648 gene encoding myosin-7B: MEEKVVSNSYAFVSEEKSDSLYPMYFGVSCAFFALRLLSIPDMQDERLSEVREKMLRGSAQLWGLLVWKAQKDGRSAQYYELLHKLETAEIEIGGLKRLRHEDAKANEKVVSIFAAQEQCWLNERKKLRQHIRALINAFKVREKKEDETISDMNDKMKDMELLVQSKDKALGELEQKLKETEEKLTKAESVAEELRENAQRAAQEHSSELLKHKTAFFELVSNQRRLDADMGRALRQVEASKREINVVLDQKEESVVMVQKLSAEIVKMHKDLEQKDKILSAMLRKSKLDTTEKHMLLKEIKLSKAKRKQAELETERWKVVSESRHERHSLRSMLEKANSRFEIALNERGANSSATGASHLHIVKTIPQPADALLGYEHSEFRNESDGYSFEAKKDLADIKQLEGWVRSEAERYAAVIEQRHHLEMDAFVEQLRLKDEKLETYRWRLLSMELESKRLESHVEGLNKDMAHLRHNKMKLEALLLEREEELTSLKEQFASQLRFLNSQKNLNSTAYDSSVVNDALWHKFNIISRKADEEDHTKRTLMEQSQEQDIKEEEETPSSSQCKDVILKIQSPDKEFEEDKDVAYEGTNQEGSESSVAVNGTEKLASPTHASSTNNSLWRMDLQALGVSYKIKRLKQQLLMLERFTGKHEGAEDHTESNDDGQSGIKGFLLLMSLLNKQVGRYQSFQGKVDDLCHRMHDNGLDQNGRRGDSDTARTKDKTKTLEHFLDETFQLQRYMVATGQKLMEIQPKIASGLVGVAEELETCASFDMNRFTDFIRTLFQEVQRGLEVRIARIIGDLEGTLACDGMIQLRRL; the protein is encoded by the exons ATGGAAGAAAAAGTGGTCTCCAATTCATATGCATTTGTCTCTGAAGAGAAGAGTGATAGTTTGTATCCTATGTATTTTGGTGTTTCTTGTGCTTTCTTTGCTCTACGGCTCCTGTCAATTCCTGATATGCAAGATGAGAGGTTGTCTGAAGTACGTGAGAAAATGCTTCGAGGAAGTGCGCAACTGTGGGGATTGCTTGTATGGAAAGCTCAGAAAGACGGAAGAAGTGCGCAATATTATGAACTTCTCCATAAGCTTGAGACTGCTGAAATAGAAATTGGAGGGTTGAAGAGACTGAGGCATGAAGATGCAAAAGCCAATGAGAAAGTTGTGAGCATCTTTGCTGCACAGGAGCAATGCTGGTTAAATGAAAGGAAGAAATTGCGGCAGCATATTAGGGCTCTAATAAATGCATTTAAGGTTCGTGAGAAAAAGGAGGATGAAACAATTTCTGACATGAATGATAAAATGAAGGATATGGAGCTTTTGGTGCAATCTAAGGACAAGGCATTGGGGGAACTGGAGCAGAAGTTGAAAGAAACAGAAGAGAAGCTAACAAAGGCTGAAAGTGTAGCAGAAGAATTGAGAGAAAATGCTCAGCGTGCAGCCCAAGAGCATTCTTCTGAGCTTTTGAAGCACAAAACTGCATTTTTTGAGCTTGTGTCAAACCAACGGCGGCTTGATGCTGATATGGGTCGAGCACTTAGGCAAGTTGAAGCTTCTAAGCGGGAGATAAATGTAGTCTTGGATCAAAAGGAGGAGTCAGTTGTGATGGTTCAAAAACTATCTGCGGAGATTGTAAAGATGCATAAGGATTTGGAACAGAAAGACAAGATTTTGTCAGCAATGCTTAGAAAATCCAAGTTAGATACAACAGAGAAGCACATGCTTCTAAAGGAGATTAAATTATCAAAGGCAAAGAGGAAGCAAGCTGAGCTTGAAACAGAACGATGGAAGGTAGTCTCTGAGTCTAGACATGAGAGGCATTCATTGAGAAGTATGTTGGAAAAAGCAAATTCTAGGTTTGAGATTGCTTTAAATGAAAGAGGGGCGAATTCTAGTGCAACAGGTGCATCCCATTTACACATTGTAAAGACCATACCACAGCCAGCTGATGCTCTTCTTGGGTATGAACATTCTGAGTTTAGAAATGAATCTGATGGATACTCGTTTGAGGCAAAGAAGGACCTGG CTGATATTAAGCAGTTGGAAGGTTGGGTTCGCTCAGAAGCAGAGAGGTATGCAGCTGTAATTGAGCAAAGGCATCACCTAGAAATGGATGCTTTTGTAGAGCAATTAAGACTCAAAGATGAGAAATTAGAAACTTATCGATGGCGCTTGCTGAGCATGGAATTAGAATCAAAGCGGCTAGAGTCCCATGTCGAGGGACTGAACAAAGATATGGCACATCTCAGacataataaaatgaaattggaagCCTTGCTATTGGAACGGGAAGAAGAATTAACTTCCCTGAAAGAGCAGTTTGCATCACAGTTAAGGTTTCTAAACAGCCAGAAGAACTTAAATTCAACTGCATATGATTCGTCAGTAGTCAATGATGCCCTTTGGCACAAATTCAATATCATAAGTAGGAAAGCAGATGAGGAAGATCACACAAAGAGAACTTTGATGGAACAATCTCAAGAGCAAGACAttaaggaagaagaggaaaccCCGTCTTCTAGCCAGTGTAAAGATGTAATTTTGAAGATACAATCTCCTGACAAAGAGTTTGAAGAAGATAAGGATGTTGCCTATGAAGGAACAAATCAAGAGGGAAGTGAAAGTTCAGTGGCAGTTAATGGCACTGAAAAGTTGGCATCACCAACGCATGCCTCAAgtacaaataattctctgtGGAGGATGGATCTTCAAGCTCTTGGAGTTTCTTACAAGATCAAGAGGCTGAAGCAACAACTTCTTATGCTCGAAAGATTTACAGGAAAGCACGAAGGTGCTGAAGATCACACAGAAAGTAATGATGATGGGCAAAGTGGGATTAAAGGTTTTCTTTTGCTAATGTCCCTGCTGAATAAACAAGTCGGCCGGTACCAGTCTTTCCAAGGGAAGGTTGATGACCTCTGCCACAGGATG CATGACAATGGTTTAGATCAAAATGGTAGACGTGGAGATTCTGATACTGCAAGAACAAAAGACAAGACTAAAACACTAGAGCACTTTCTTGACGAAACATTTCAGCTGCAGAGATATATGGTTGCAACAGGCCAGAAACTAATGGAAATTCAACCCAAGATTGCTTCTGGACTTGTTGGTGTTGCTGAAGAGCTAGAAACATGTGCCAGCTTTGACATGAATCGCTTCACCGACTTTATTAGAACTCTCTTCCAGGAAGTTCAAAGAGGTCTAGAGGTTCGGATAGCTCGAATTATTGGAGACCTTGAGGGAACCTTGGCTTGTGATGGGATGATACAGTTGAGGAGGTTATGA
- the LOC18785474 gene encoding PP2A regulatory subunit TAP46 has product MGEFNMEDMPLPALFEQAQKIHLTATESGDVDQEVVRKGCKALEKCDEMISKLGLFSTNETKEDISTTNLKYLLVPYYLGELTEKVAQDDRIQILKASQAKLKEFISFCEAMELVPEEELQTSAPDGPNSLVDRRALKIARFKRQRAAESKLLEIKERKERRGRSTKAAALSTPIEAGEEDVLDDDGEEEREAWFTTISLAVCKAFDLLEMLKKEEEMLQAFKERQSQDGNKEFYQDVLDDRAKRAEAWHRDAAARVQYTRPSEPITCATFAQDVLEGRASVSQMHEHKHQPLIFGPASLVGGNPTSERERMAAQVFQPSHRLPTMSIEEAGLKEMEIMNTWQERNVKLMEEANSAWYKESRKPGPPEEDEDDDAAQDKARAWDDWKDDNPRGAGNKKLTPCG; this is encoded by the exons ATGGGTGAATTTAACATGGAGGATATGCCTCTACCCGCTCTCTTCGAGCAAGCTCAGAAGATCCATCTAACAGCGACAGAGTCCGGCGATGTTGATCAG GAGGTGGTGAGGAAGGGATGCAAGGCTTTGGAGAAGTGCGATGAAATGATAAGCAAGCTGGGCTTGTTCTCAACCAACGAGACCAAGGAGGATATCAGCACCACCAATCTCAAATATCTTCTG GTGCCATATTATCTTGGTGAGTTAACTGAAAAAGTTGCACAGGATGACAGGATACAGATTCTTAAGGCATCCCAGGCTAAGTTAAAG GAATTTATATCGTTTTGTGAGGCAATGGAACTTGTACCTGAAGAGGAGTTACAAACATCTGCGCCAGATGGCCCAAATTCACTTGTTGATAGAAGAGCTCTGAAG ATTGCTCGATTCAAACGCCAAAGAGCTGCAGAATCAAAATTGTTGGAAATTAAGGAGCGGAAAGAGCGAAGAGGGCGTTCAACTAAAGCAGCTGCCTTGTCAACTCCTATTGAGGCAGGAGAGGAAGATGTGCTGGATGATGATGGAGAGGAGGAGCGAGAG GCTTGGTTTACTACTATCTCTTTGGCAGTTTGTAAG GCTTTTGATCTGCTGGAGATGctaaagaaagaggaagagatgCTTCAGGCTTTTAAGGAAAGGCAGTCACAG GATGGGAACAAGGAATTTTATCAAGATGTTCTTGATGATCGGGCCAAGAGGGCGGAAGCTTGGCATCGTGATGCTGCTGCTCGAGTGCAGTATACCAGACCATCCGAGCCTATCACATGTGCAACTTTTGCTCAAGATGTTCTAGAAGGGAGAGCAAGTGTATCGCAGATGCATGAACATAAACACCAGCCACTAATATTTGGACCAGCGAGTCTTGTAGGTGGAAATCCAACAAGTGAGAGGGAAAGGATGGCAGCTCAGGTGTTCCAGCCCAGTCATAG GTTGCCCACCATGAGCATAGAGGAAGCTGGGCTGAAGGAGATGGAGATAATGAATACATGGCAAGAGAGGAATGTTAAACTTATGGAAGAAGCCAATTCTGCATGGTACAAGGAGAGTAGGAAACCAGGACCGCCTGAGgaggatgaagatgatgatgctgCTCAAGATAAGGCGAGGGCATGGGATGACTGGAAAGATGATAATCCTCGGGGTGCTGGCAATAAGAAGCTCACCCCTTGTGGATAA